The following coding sequences lie in one Alosa alosa isolate M-15738 ecotype Scorff River chromosome 21, AALO_Geno_1.1, whole genome shotgun sequence genomic window:
- the arsia gene encoding arylsulfatase I has product MGVSALTGLSVVSLLSLGYLSWDWTKPNQVESEVVPEPGEPGSPSYRPPHIIFIMTDDQGYNDIGYHSKDIRTPVLDKLAAQGVKLENYYIQPTCTPSRSQFMTGRYQIHTGLQHGIIRPQQPNCLPLDQATLPERLQQLGYSTHMVGKWHLGFYKRACLPTRRGFHSYFGSLTGSVDYYTYWACDGQAVCGFDLHEGERVAWGRGGMYSTQLYARRVRKILAAHDPAEAPLFIYLSFQAVHTPLQSPRSYIYPYHRMGNVERRKYAAMVTAVDDAVRNVTAALRKYGYYDNSVIVFSTDNGGQPLFGGNNWPLRGRKGTYWEGGVRGLGFVHSPLLRRPRRISHDLLHITDWYPTLLSIAGGNLSGLTTGLDGYDAWASISEGVASPRQEILHNIDPLHSPAPHGSLEEGWGLWDTSVQAAVRVGDWKLLTGDPGYGDWTPPQMLSSFPGGWWSLERHTAPRRSLWLFNMTADPYERRDLSGQRPDVVRLLLARLALYNRTSVPVRYPPQDPRAQPQNNGGAWGPWAADDEEEQDWGKLSQLRSKERKGKCKQCSMKAFFKKLNAGIMSNRI; this is encoded by the exons ATGGGAGTGTCTGCGCTAACGGGGCTGTCCGTAGTTAGTTTGCTCAGTCTGGGCTACCTCTCCTGGGACTGGACAAAGCCTAACCAAGTGGAGAGCGAAGTCGTGCCAGAGCCGGGAGAGCCGGGGAGTCCGTCATATCGACCCCCGCATATCATCTTCATCATGACTGATGATCAGGGCTACAACGATATCGGGTATCATAGCAAAGACATCCGAACACCAGTGCTGGACAAGCTCGCGGCGCAGGGCGTGAAGCTCGAGAACTACTACATCCAACCTACCTGCACACCCTCGCGTAGTCAGTTCATGACAGGCAG GTACCAGATCCACACAGGGCTCCAACATGGGATTATCCGGCCCCAGCAGCCCAACTGCCTGCCTCTGGATCAGGCGACGCTGCCCGAGCGGCTGCAGCAGCTGGGCTACTCCACGCACATGGTGGGCAAGTGGCACCTCGGTTTTTACAAGCGCGCCTGTCTGCCCACGCGCCGCGGCTTCCACTCCTACTTCGGCTCGCTCACGGGGAGCGTGGACTACTACACCTACTGGGCGTGCGATGGCCAGGCCGTGTGCGGCTTCGACCTCCACGAGGGGGAGCGTGTGGCGTGGGGCAGAGGTGGGATGTACTCCACGCAGCTCTACGCTCGGCGCGTGCGGAAGATCCTGGCGGCGCACGACCCCGCCGAGGCGCCGCTCTTCATCTACCTCTCGTTCCAGGCCGTGCACACTCCGCTGCAGTCGCCCCGCTCCTACATCTACCCGTACCATCGCATGGGCAACGTGGAGCGCCGCAAGTACGCCGCCATGGTTACGGCGGTGGATGATGCGGTGCGGAACGTGACCGCCGCGCTCCGCAAGTACGGCTACTACGACAACAGCGTGATAGTCTTCTCCACGGACAACGGAGGCCAGCCGCTGTTTGGCGGGAACAACTGGCCGCTGCGGGGGCGGAAAGGAACCTACTGGGAAGGGGGCGTGCGAGGGTTGGGGTTTGTGCACAGCCCCCTCTTGAGGCGCCCTCGTCGCATCAGCCACGACCTCTTACACATCACAGACTGGTACCCCACCCTACTCAGCATCGCTGGGGGCAACCTGAGCGGCCTCACCACAGGATTGGACGGCTATGATGCCTGGGCATCCATCAGCGAGGGCGTGGCATCGCCACGGCAAGAGATCCTCCACAACATCGACCCCCTCCACAGCCCCGCCCCGCACGGCTCCCTGGAGGAAGGCTGGGGATTGTGGGATACGTCCGTGCAAGCAGCGGTTCGCGTGGGTGACTGGAAGCTGCTGACGGGAGACCCGGGCTACGGCGACTGGACACCCCCGCAAATGCTGTCCAGCTTCCCGGGCGGCTGGTGGAGCCTGGAGCGCCACACTGCGCCACGCCGCTCGCTCTGGCTCTTCAACATGACCGCCGACCCGTACGAGCGGCGAGACCTGTCCGGGCAGCGGCCCGACGTGGTCAGGCTGCTCCTGGCACGCCTGGCCCTCTACAACCGGACCTCCGTGCCCGTGAGGTACCCGCCGCAGGACCCCCGCGCCCAGCCACAGAACAACGGGGGAGCCTGGGGGCCCTGGGCTGCGGATGACGAGGAGGAGCAGGACTGGGGGAAGTTGTCCCAGCTCAGGAGTaaggagaggaaggggaagtGCAAACAGTGCAGCATGAAGGCCTTCTTCAAGAAGCTCAACGCCGGCATCATGTCCAACAGGATCTAG